In one Culex quinquefasciatus strain JHB chromosome 2, VPISU_Cqui_1.0_pri_paternal, whole genome shotgun sequence genomic region, the following are encoded:
- the LOC6049126 gene encoding uncharacterized protein LOC6049126: MSYVAKCSICKEVLAYNRSHTSLLIQHLIEQHPDKPFKLVRAKKEKIYQDHPLKNDSEMAHKVAKVGAPKSARDIQRQLRTSLGQKADENLPTKSDFLTRHPRQRRMFYKTTVASWRPARSRVSCPECGQQRLPTIRSTADRYSSSAAGAAWVMTCWPFCFLPCLFTSPTKHHLHCSGCDAYLGLYDPDREVVGVNRKVRRTVRYREVESKR; the protein is encoded by the exons GTCCTTGCCTACAATCGATCGCACACATCCCTTCTGATTCAGCACCTGATAGAACAACACCCCGACAAACCGTTCAAGCTAGTTCGCGCAAAGAAAGAGAAAATCTACCAGGACCACCCTTTGAAAAACGATTCAGAAATGGCTCATAAAGTGGCTAAAGTTGGTGCTCCCAAGTCAGCCAGAGATATTCAGAGGCAACTTAGAACAAGTTTAGGGCAGAAAGCGGATGAAAATCTTCCGACAAAGTCGGACTTCCTAACGCGCCACCCAAGACAACGGAGGATGTTCTATAAAACTACCG TGGCCTCGTGGCGTCCCGCCCGGTCCCGCGTCAGCTGTCCCGAGTGTGGCCAACAGCGACTTCCCACAATTCGGTCCACGGCGGATCGGTACTCCAGCTCGGCAGCCGGTGCCGCCTGGGTTATGACCTGTTGGCCGTTCTGCTTTCTGCCGTGTCTGTTCACCTCGCCCACCAAGCACCATCTGCACTGTTCCGGGTGCGATGCCTATCTGGGGCTGTACGATCCGGACCGGGAAGTGGTGGGCGTTAATCGGAAGGTGCGCCGAACGGTGCGGTACCGGGAAGTCGAGTCGAAACGATGA